The proteins below are encoded in one region of Paenibacillus albus:
- a CDS encoding WG repeat-containing protein, whose amino-acid sequence MFNRARIVVLSVMIGSVIAASHAVPQEKAAAAAQTVTAEASNKQLYPVQSNGKYGFMNSEGKLVLPIGFAGYSYSGRPGDPIMVDDAASRSQIYYNSAGKKLFECQPNECGTFNDGMAIIAAKTQDEAGKTVNRYGYINTEGKVVIPPIYANGYQFVEGIARVSMGKASGFINKQGQLVTPLQYSQTMDFSEGLAVIRYAVNGKYGYIDTSGKIAIPPSFSGYASSSASFSDGAAVVYEDGKYGYIDRKGKYLLKPQFSMAQPFSEGLAFVERNGVTFYINKQGKKVIQNIKAGGLFRGGLAPASPGQRYGYIDRTGKFAIKPTMEWAEPFSGDLAKVILTSEDDRKTPIVYAYVNRKGKIVWVDQSTN is encoded by the coding sequence ATGTTCAATCGAGCTCGTATCGTCGTATTAAGCGTGATGATCGGCAGCGTAATTGCTGCGTCGCATGCTGTTCCGCAAGAGAAGGCGGCTGCGGCCGCGCAAACCGTGACGGCAGAAGCATCGAACAAACAGCTCTATCCGGTTCAATCGAATGGGAAGTACGGGTTCATGAACAGCGAAGGCAAGCTGGTGCTGCCTATCGGCTTCGCCGGTTATTCCTATTCAGGCCGACCAGGCGATCCAATCATGGTGGACGATGCTGCTTCTCGCAGCCAAATTTATTACAATTCAGCCGGGAAGAAGCTGTTTGAGTGCCAGCCGAATGAGTGCGGCACCTTCAACGATGGAATGGCTATTATCGCAGCCAAAACGCAGGATGAGGCCGGAAAGACAGTGAATCGCTACGGGTATATCAACACTGAAGGCAAAGTGGTCATCCCTCCGATCTATGCAAATGGCTACCAGTTCGTGGAAGGGATAGCGAGAGTTAGCATGGGCAAAGCGTCAGGCTTTATCAACAAGCAGGGACAGCTTGTTACGCCGCTCCAGTATAGCCAGACGATGGATTTCTCCGAAGGCCTGGCTGTCATTCGCTATGCCGTGAACGGAAAGTACGGCTATATTGATACTTCTGGAAAAATAGCTATACCGCCAAGCTTCTCGGGATACGCATCAAGTTCGGCCAGCTTCTCGGATGGCGCGGCTGTGGTGTATGAAGATGGCAAATACGGTTATATCGACCGTAAAGGCAAATACTTATTGAAACCGCAGTTCTCGATGGCTCAGCCTTTCTCGGAAGGGCTTGCTTTCGTAGAACGCAACGGTGTAACGTTCTATATCAATAAACAGGGCAAGAAGGTCATTCAGAATATCAAAGCAGGCGGACTGTTCCGCGGAGGTCTTGCGCCTGCAAGTCCCGGCCAGAGGTACGGATATATTGACCGAACAGGCAAGTTCGCCATCAAGCCGACTATGGAGTGGGCGGAACCATTCTCAGGTGATTTGGCCAAAGTGATTCTCACCTCCGAGGATGATCGCAAGACGCCGATAGTGTATGCATATGTGAATCGCAAAGGGAAGATCGTTTGGGTCGATCAATCTACCAATTAG
- a CDS encoding DUF4129 domain-containing protein codes for MRDRLTGTRLLLPTAVLELILHLPLILIVYVYRVNFAPTLTAMLLILFVGYVVGYGVNSLIRFVRAFPRVLVAGVLGGAGGIALYGVNFDGIYTALLLAAAVYRGGRYLITPALNRMMPREFVLGLMYYFLGSIVFSFKSEFDQYKTLMLVCGLFALVMTLFQTNRSNVNRETLSGAVKPLVEPTVRRHNRIFVGIIAGISVLIVISYQMQAIFGAMYRYFKDLYSQMPKDTVQSPLQDGGGQDKSPFPAELLGKPTRTMPHWVDIILYIIVGIVVCFILWLLLRQLKHLPEWIRSLQQKLRELFSRDKGGSSSKGYVDQVERIQKSRKLSELWRGRSKEPRIRWKDLVDNEARVRYLYRRWIGSSVRKGYAFRPSLTPLEVASELQSQKLMTADTAASSELLQAYQQVRYGSGKLSDEQVDRLADSVGRGDGRTDGKNKR; via the coding sequence ATGAGAGATAGACTTACTGGAACAAGACTGCTTCTCCCGACGGCGGTACTTGAACTGATCTTGCATTTGCCGCTTATACTGATCGTCTATGTCTATAGAGTGAATTTTGCTCCTACGCTTACGGCAATGCTGCTTATATTATTCGTAGGCTACGTTGTCGGCTATGGGGTGAACTCGCTCATCAGGTTCGTCCGAGCGTTCCCGCGTGTACTCGTTGCGGGGGTTCTAGGGGGAGCTGGCGGAATCGCGCTGTACGGCGTGAATTTCGATGGTATCTACACGGCGCTTCTGCTTGCCGCAGCTGTATACCGTGGCGGAAGATATCTCATTACGCCGGCGCTTAATCGAATGATGCCTCGGGAATTTGTGCTCGGACTGATGTATTATTTCTTGGGTTCGATTGTGTTCAGCTTCAAGTCGGAGTTTGATCAATATAAGACGCTGATGCTCGTCTGCGGTCTGTTCGCGCTCGTCATGACCTTGTTCCAGACGAATAGAAGCAATGTGAATCGCGAGACTTTGTCAGGGGCTGTGAAGCCTTTGGTGGAGCCTACAGTAAGGCGTCATAACCGGATCTTTGTCGGTATTATCGCAGGAATTTCGGTCTTGATCGTCATCTCGTATCAGATGCAGGCTATCTTTGGAGCGATGTATCGTTATTTTAAAGATCTGTATAGCCAGATGCCCAAGGACACCGTTCAGTCGCCGCTTCAGGATGGCGGCGGTCAAGATAAATCTCCCTTCCCGGCTGAGCTGCTAGGCAAGCCTACAAGAACAATGCCGCATTGGGTGGATATTATACTCTATATCATTGTGGGTATTGTGGTCTGCTTCATCCTATGGCTCTTGCTGCGCCAGCTGAAGCATCTGCCCGAGTGGATCAGATCCCTTCAGCAGAAGCTCAGAGAGCTGTTTAGCAGAGATAAAGGTGGTTCTTCTTCTAAGGGGTATGTCGATCAGGTAGAGCGGATTCAGAAATCCCGCAAGCTGAGCGAGCTATGGCGAGGACGTTCGAAGGAGCCTCGTATCCGCTGGAAGGACTTAGTGGATAATGAAGCTCGAGTACGGTACTTGTACCGTCGGTGGATCGGCAGCAGTGTGAGAAAAGGGTATGCGTTCCGACCTTCTCTTACGCCACTGGAGGTTGCGTCAGAATTGCAGTCGCAGAAGCTGATGACGGCAGATACGGCTGCCTCGTCAGAGCTATTACAAGCGTATCAGCAAGTTCGTTATGGCAGCGGAAAGCTATCGGACGAGCAGGTCGACCGATTAGCGGACTCCGTGGGTCGCGGAGACGGGCGTACGGACGGGAAGAACAAACGGTAA
- a CDS encoding DUF58 domain-containing protein, producing the protein MGIQWYILSALMVIIVQRFIFKYRAMRGVSYTRSFSVETCFEGDRIEMVERIANRRIIPVPWLRVESQMHAGLKFDSDSNFDVSKGQFYQNHRSLFSLMGNKQLTRRHTVQAATRGCYRISSASLTFGDLFGAFSAYQSVPLEVELLVYPQPADPSLIQLPSRSWQGDITVKRWIVEDPFAISGVREYRAGDSLKSINWNATARAGSLQVHRRDYTADYRLVVLLNVEDHEGMWEVVNNTPLIEEGIRYAAAVLQYATEQGMETAFACNGHELDQPGTVMSVERGSGAEHLIHLYNQLAKLVIVRALPFDAMIDNLAEQWEERYDIVVISAFMSEKIERAMHKLRDNGHSVDWLPVREQEVAAG; encoded by the coding sequence ATGGGAATTCAGTGGTATATATTAAGCGCGCTGATGGTCATTATTGTGCAGCGTTTTATTTTCAAATATCGGGCGATGCGAGGAGTTAGTTATACACGTTCCTTCAGTGTAGAGACCTGCTTCGAAGGGGATCGCATCGAGATGGTGGAGCGAATCGCGAATCGTAGAATAATCCCTGTACCGTGGCTTCGCGTCGAATCGCAGATGCATGCCGGCTTGAAATTTGACAGCGATTCCAATTTCGATGTGAGTAAGGGGCAGTTCTACCAGAATCATCGGAGCTTGTTCAGTTTAATGGGCAATAAGCAGCTGACAAGGCGGCATACGGTGCAAGCAGCAACGCGCGGCTGCTACCGCATTTCCAGTGCTTCGCTGACGTTTGGCGATCTGTTCGGCGCGTTCAGTGCGTATCAGTCTGTGCCGCTCGAGGTGGAGCTGCTCGTCTATCCGCAGCCAGCCGATCCCTCGCTTATCCAGCTTCCATCGCGAAGCTGGCAGGGGGATATTACGGTGAAGCGCTGGATCGTCGAAGATCCATTCGCAATCAGCGGCGTTCGGGAATACCGGGCCGGAGACTCTCTCAAGTCGATAAACTGGAATGCAACTGCTCGCGCGGGTTCGCTGCAGGTTCATCGCCGCGATTATACGGCTGACTACCGGCTGGTCGTGCTGCTGAACGTGGAGGATCACGAAGGCATGTGGGAGGTCGTGAACAACACGCCGCTCATCGAGGAAGGCATTCGGTATGCAGCGGCTGTCCTGCAATATGCGACGGAGCAAGGGATGGAGACGGCTTTTGCCTGTAACGGGCATGAGCTCGATCAACCGGGGACCGTGATGTCGGTGGAACGCGGAAGCGGGGCAGAGCATCTGATTCATCTGTACAATCAGCTGGCAAAGCTTGTTATAGTACGAGCGCTGCCATTCGATGCGATGATCGACAACCTCGCAGAGCAGTGGGAAGAGCGCTACGATATCGTCGTAATCTCCGCTTTCATGAGCGAGAAGATCGAGCGTGCAATGCATAAGCTTCGCGATAACGGACATTCAGTCGATTGGCTTCCGGTTCGGGAACAAGAGGTGGCCGCAGGATGA
- a CDS encoding AAA family ATPase, which yields MSLGKIAHAADRIRSNVSKVIVGKEDIVDKLIIAILTSGHVLLEDVPGTGKTLLAKALAKSIDGDFKRIQFTPDLLPSDLTGIHFYNQKLSEFEFRPGPLFANIVLADEINRATPRTQSSLLESMEERQVSIDGTTHQLGRPFLVIATQNPIEQQGTFPLPEAQLDRFLFKLKMGYPTNEEGIAIMKRFMADSPLEQLEPVIAAAELDEAKSIYTSVSVSDELLGYMLAIVEATRAHSDTALGASPRSSQALLRACQARAAIAGRQFVLPDDVKAMAVPVLAHRIALRSVQRMRPDAAEHVIQAILAAVPVPADAPLVSRS from the coding sequence ATGAGTTTGGGGAAAATCGCGCACGCGGCAGATCGTATTCGTTCTAATGTCAGTAAAGTTATTGTCGGTAAAGAAGATATCGTAGATAAGCTCATTATTGCGATACTCACTTCAGGCCATGTGCTTCTGGAGGATGTGCCTGGCACGGGCAAGACCTTGCTCGCCAAGGCGCTTGCCAAGTCGATTGACGGCGATTTCAAGCGAATTCAATTTACGCCGGATTTGCTGCCATCGGACCTCACCGGCATTCATTTCTACAATCAGAAGCTATCTGAATTTGAGTTCCGCCCGGGACCGCTCTTCGCCAATATCGTGCTGGCTGACGAGATCAACCGCGCCACTCCGCGTACCCAATCGAGCTTGTTGGAGAGCATGGAGGAGCGTCAAGTGAGTATTGACGGCACGACGCACCAGCTCGGCAGGCCGTTCCTTGTTATTGCAACACAGAATCCAATCGAGCAGCAAGGCACGTTCCCGCTGCCGGAAGCACAGCTTGACCGTTTTCTGTTTAAGTTAAAAATGGGCTATCCGACAAATGAGGAAGGCATCGCGATCATGAAGCGTTTCATGGCGGACAGTCCGCTTGAACAGCTTGAGCCAGTCATCGCAGCTGCTGAGCTCGATGAGGCGAAGTCGATCTATACCAGCGTGTCAGTAAGTGACGAGCTGCTTGGTTATATGCTCGCAATCGTTGAAGCGACGCGCGCGCACTCCGATACCGCACTTGGCGCAAGTCCAAGAAGCTCGCAAGCGCTGCTTCGCGCATGCCAAGCAAGGGCAGCAATCGCAGGGCGGCAGTTTGTGCTTCCTGACGATGTGAAAGCGATGGCTGTTCCCGTGCTTGCGCATCGTATTGCGCTGCGGAGCGTCCAGCGAATGCGCCCAGATGCGGCAGAGCATGTCATTCAGGCGATTCTGGCGGCGGTACCGGTGCCAGCAGACGCTCCGCTCGTTTCCCGCTCATAA
- the serS gene encoding serine--tRNA ligase, translated as MLDINVIRRQANEFQEAADQKRIKIDICELLALDELRRELMQLTESLRAARNRRSKVIEGMMREGRKAEALVEREEAAVQQEQLKQAEEEYRKVLAEYEALILLVPNLMSPDTPIGKSDEDNVEVRRVGAAPEFDFAPRSHIELGQQHEMIDLARGVKIGGTRQYVLRNYGLQLHRAVQQLALDLLLDKGFEMLDVPVLVKEQTLVATGYFPANRDQTYAINGEDKWLVGTSEVPLIAYCSDEVIDLTEPKRLAAVTPCYRSEVGSAGRDAHGLYRVHQFAKVEQVVLCRADLAESLEWLEKMTANSEELLQLLELPYRVVAVCSGDMSQKNYKQYDIETWMPSRGSYGETHSASLLLDFQARRSNIKYRDEEGKLQYAYTLNNTMVASPRILIPLLENHQREDGSIYIPPALRPYMRGLAELQAAVEVKV; from the coding sequence ATGCTAGACATTAACGTAATTCGCCGGCAAGCAAATGAATTTCAGGAGGCGGCAGATCAGAAGCGAATCAAGATTGATATCTGTGAGCTGCTTGCCTTGGATGAGCTCAGACGGGAGCTGATGCAGCTAACCGAGTCGCTGCGCGCTGCGCGTAACCGTCGCTCGAAGGTGATTGAAGGCATGATGCGCGAAGGCCGTAAAGCGGAGGCGCTGGTGGAGCGGGAAGAAGCTGCTGTCCAACAGGAGCAATTGAAGCAGGCGGAAGAAGAGTACCGCAAGGTTCTTGCCGAGTACGAAGCTCTAATTCTGCTTGTGCCGAATCTGATGTCGCCTGATACGCCGATTGGCAAGAGCGATGAAGACAATGTGGAAGTTAGGCGAGTAGGTGCCGCGCCTGAGTTCGATTTCGCGCCACGCAGCCATATCGAGCTGGGTCAGCAGCATGAAATGATCGATTTGGCACGCGGAGTGAAGATCGGCGGTACGCGCCAATACGTACTGCGAAATTATGGGCTCCAGCTCCATCGCGCCGTTCAGCAGCTGGCCCTGGATCTGCTGCTTGATAAAGGCTTCGAGATGCTCGACGTGCCTGTTCTCGTGAAAGAGCAAACACTTGTCGCGACGGGCTATTTTCCTGCCAATCGGGATCAGACCTACGCGATCAACGGCGAAGACAAGTGGCTTGTCGGAACGTCGGAGGTTCCGCTGATTGCATATTGCAGCGATGAAGTCATTGATCTGACCGAGCCGAAGCGGCTTGCGGCGGTAACGCCATGTTATCGGAGCGAGGTCGGCTCGGCGGGGCGTGACGCGCATGGGTTATACCGGGTGCATCAATTTGCGAAGGTTGAACAGGTCGTGCTGTGCCGCGCAGACTTGGCGGAATCGCTCGAATGGCTTGAGAAGATGACTGCAAACAGCGAAGAGCTGCTGCAGCTTCTGGAGCTTCCTTACCGCGTCGTGGCGGTATGCAGCGGCGATATGTCGCAGAAGAACTACAAACAGTACGATATTGAGACATGGATGCCGAGCCGCGGCAGCTACGGCGAGACGCATTCGGCGTCGCTTCTGCTTGATTTTCAGGCGAGGCGCTCGAATATTAAGTACCGTGACGAAGAGGGCAAGCTTCAATATGCCTATACGCTGAATAACACGATGGTCGCTTCGCCGCGCATCCTTATTCCGCTTCTTGAGAACCATCAGCGGGAAGACGGCTCGATCTACATTCCGCCTGCGCTTCGTCCCTATATGCGCGGTCTGGCTGAACTTCAGGCAGCTGTGGAAGTAAAGGTCTAG
- a CDS encoding phosphotransferase enzyme family protein, whose translation MTQEEVLKGGNVNHIVRNGNTVRRPTGYWSPYVHELLQHIEKQGFEGAPKFVGIDDAGREILSFVAGEAPGNDYPDIEPYMWSDETLEGLARLLRQFHDATRGFAYLTGGKWQLSYADASDHEVICHNDAALYNVVFQEGAPAALIDFDMAGPGPRMWDIAYTLYTSVPLASFAPDHITAATVAYQSELHATERRRRIQLFFESYGIAVPAPNELQGWIIERLTAVCDTLRNGAAEGNAAFQKMVDDGHLAHYENEIRFLNDHFIEWS comes from the coding sequence ATGACACAGGAAGAAGTGTTAAAAGGAGGCAATGTGAACCACATTGTCCGGAACGGAAACACCGTTCGTCGTCCGACAGGTTACTGGAGTCCATACGTGCATGAGCTGCTCCAGCATATAGAGAAACAAGGCTTTGAAGGAGCGCCGAAATTTGTCGGAATCGACGACGCAGGCCGCGAAATCTTGTCATTTGTTGCAGGTGAAGCTCCAGGGAACGACTACCCGGATATTGAGCCTTATATGTGGTCCGATGAAACGCTCGAAGGCTTGGCGCGGTTGCTGCGCCAATTCCATGATGCCACTAGAGGATTCGCTTATCTAACTGGAGGGAAATGGCAGCTGAGCTATGCCGACGCCAGCGATCATGAAGTCATCTGTCATAATGATGCAGCGCTCTATAATGTGGTGTTTCAGGAGGGGGCTCCCGCGGCGCTGATAGATTTTGACATGGCTGGTCCCGGTCCGCGAATGTGGGATATTGCGTATACGCTCTACACCTCGGTGCCGCTTGCCAGCTTCGCGCCGGATCATATAACCGCAGCCACGGTTGCCTACCAATCCGAATTACATGCTACGGAGCGCCGCAGACGGATTCAATTGTTCTTCGAGTCGTATGGGATCGCTGTCCCAGCACCGAATGAACTGCAAGGCTGGATCATAGAGCGTTTGACCGCAGTATGCGATACGCTTAGGAATGGCGCGGCTGAAGGAAATGCTGCCTTTCAAAAAATGGTAGACGATGGACATTTGGCGCATTATGAGAACGAAATTCGTTTCTTAAATGATCATTTCATAGAATGGAGCTAA
- a CDS encoding ABC transporter ATP-binding protein, with protein sequence MSQVEWDSDEDLEEKPFNKAYMKRLIRYVLPYRKVLSIVLVIVLLNMSLSLAEPLLLRYIIDEGIVKKDFFVINVIGLMLLSFRGLGWLFGFLHTRMINFTGQRILFDLRQQLFNHLQTLSFRFFDGRPAGKIMSRITNDTNAIGELINGGLITMVMEFTHLIGIVVILLWMDWKLALLSFVTLPLLYIIVGKMQPKIEGSWSRSRKTMSAINGNLNETIQGIRVIQAFSRQSENNRRFEELNARNKFAFMRAVKLESMVWPSVEMVGMIGTCVVLWFGAKQVMDKELTLGFIMAFINYLWRFWGPLSALSKVYSQVLSAMASAERIFEVLDSEPEVKDRANAKAMKEIKGEVVFENVAFRYEADKPDVLKGINLRIKPGQRVALVGPTGAGKSTVVNLLMRFYDTTGGRILIDGEDVKDVTLESLRRQMGIVLQDSFIFSGTIEENLRYGNEDATDEALRHAAESVRVDKFAFQFADGYQTQVEERGSKLSVGQRQLLAFGRVLLSDPRILILDEATSSVDTETEQHIQAALQTMLEGRTAFIIAHRLSTIRDADVILVVKDGQIAEQGSHDELMKHNGVYHKLYMTQYEMQQSLAMQTGA encoded by the coding sequence ATGAGTCAAGTCGAATGGGATTCCGATGAAGATTTGGAAGAAAAGCCGTTTAACAAAGCGTACATGAAGCGGCTAATCCGCTATGTACTGCCTTATCGTAAAGTATTATCCATCGTTCTTGTAATTGTCCTTTTGAACATGAGCCTAAGCTTAGCCGAGCCGCTTCTGCTTCGATATATTATCGATGAAGGCATCGTGAAGAAAGATTTCTTCGTCATCAATGTGATCGGTTTGATGCTGCTCTCGTTCAGAGGCCTTGGATGGCTGTTCGGCTTCTTGCACACAAGAATGATTAATTTCACCGGTCAGCGCATTCTGTTTGATCTCAGGCAGCAATTGTTCAATCATCTTCAAACCTTATCGTTCCGTTTCTTCGACGGACGACCGGCGGGCAAGATTATGTCCCGTATTACGAATGATACGAATGCGATCGGCGAGCTGATTAACGGCGGCTTGATCACGATGGTCATGGAGTTCACGCATCTCATCGGGATTGTGGTCATCCTGCTGTGGATGGACTGGAAGCTGGCGCTGTTGTCCTTTGTGACGCTGCCTCTGCTCTACATCATCGTTGGCAAGATGCAGCCTAAGATTGAGGGCTCCTGGTCGCGTTCGCGCAAGACAATGTCCGCGATCAACGGCAACTTGAATGAGACGATTCAAGGCATTCGCGTCATTCAAGCTTTCTCCCGCCAATCGGAGAACAACCGCAGATTCGAGGAGCTAAACGCTCGCAACAAGTTTGCCTTCATGCGTGCCGTGAAGCTAGAGTCGATGGTATGGCCTTCGGTTGAGATGGTCGGCATGATCGGTACTTGCGTCGTGCTATGGTTTGGTGCGAAGCAGGTCATGGACAAAGAGCTGACGCTCGGTTTCATCATGGCGTTCATCAACTATCTATGGCGGTTCTGGGGACCGCTCAGCGCGCTCTCCAAAGTGTACAGCCAAGTGCTGTCCGCGATGGCATCTGCGGAGCGGATCTTCGAAGTGCTCGATTCCGAGCCGGAAGTGAAGGATCGCGCGAACGCGAAGGCGATGAAGGAGATTAAAGGCGAGGTCGTATTCGAGAACGTTGCGTTCCGCTATGAAGCAGATAAGCCGGATGTGCTGAAAGGCATTAATTTGCGCATTAAGCCAGGCCAGAGGGTTGCATTGGTTGGACCGACCGGAGCGGGTAAGAGTACGGTAGTCAACCTGCTCATGCGCTTCTACGATACGACAGGCGGCCGTATTCTTATCGACGGCGAAGACGTGAAGGATGTGACCCTCGAGTCGCTCCGGCGCCAAATGGGAATCGTATTGCAGGATTCGTTTATTTTCTCCGGTACGATTGAAGAGAATCTCCGTTATGGCAACGAAGATGCGACCGATGAAGCGCTGCGCCATGCTGCGGAGAGCGTCCGCGTCGACAAGTTTGCGTTTCAGTTCGCAGACGGCTATCAGACGCAGGTGGAAGAGCGCGGCTCGAAGCTGTCCGTCGGTCAGCGCCAGCTGCTCGCATTCGGTCGAGTGCTGCTGTCAGATCCGCGTATTCTCATCCTGGATGAAGCCACTTCCAGCGTCGATACGGAGACGGAGCAGCATATCCAAGCAGCGCTTCAGACGATGCTGGAGGGTCGTACAGCGTTCATTATCGCTCACAGGCTGTCAACAATCCGGGATGCTGATGTCATCCTCGTCGTGAAGGATGGCCAGATTGCGGAGCAGGGCTCTCATGACGAGCTGATGAAACATAACGGCGTGTATCATAAGCTCTATATGACGCAATATGAGATGCAGCAATCGCTTGCGATGCAGACGGGTGCCTAA
- a CDS encoding ABC transporter ATP-binding protein has product MKVLIRLMKYMRPSMRWVVISTALMLLGTLLDLIAPWMLKQVFDEGIGESNAKIVLVFTLGLIVLQIVKSTGMFWQGYAQELVGQNVVYSLRRQMYNHLQRLSFTYYDKAQTGQLMSRMTGDIESVKNFIGFGAMAMFMGIATFVGTIVFMMFIQWKVTLLSMATIPLLLFALYRFNKKVGPAWGQIREQMGKLTTTLQENISGIRVVKAFAREKVEQDKFESRNDQNFETNMDRARLEAKAFPLMNFYGGVVFVTMVWFSAYFVARGEMSLGSFMAFQWYTWGIIWPLNMLGWQINIMQQALKAAPRVFEVLDTPVDINSETGDIQDSNRIRGNVTFDGVSFHFADQDPSTDTGILEGISLGVKQGEVIAVLGSTGSGKSSLIALLSRFYDVSQGRLLIDGIDVRDYELEGLRRKIGIVPQETFLFSATIRENIAYGVPEATQEQIEWAARKAQIHSFIETMPFGYDTIIGERGVGLSGGQRQRVALARAILMDPPILVLDEATASVDTATESAIHEELLEVMKGRTTFIIAQRLSSVKRADRIIVLDGGKIVQQGTHRELFEEEGFFRNLFNQQEAASAR; this is encoded by the coding sequence ATGAAAGTGTTAATAAGGCTTATGAAATATATGCGTCCTAGCATGAGATGGGTCGTGATCTCAACTGCGCTTATGCTGCTCGGCACGCTGCTCGATCTAATCGCACCCTGGATGCTGAAGCAGGTGTTTGATGAGGGCATCGGAGAGAGCAATGCGAAGATCGTGCTGGTGTTTACGCTTGGACTCATCGTCCTGCAAATTGTGAAGAGCACCGGTATGTTCTGGCAAGGCTATGCGCAGGAGCTTGTCGGTCAGAATGTCGTCTATTCGCTGCGAAGACAGATGTACAATCACTTGCAGAGACTGTCATTTACTTACTATGACAAGGCGCAGACGGGGCAGCTGATGTCTCGTATGACCGGCGACATCGAGTCGGTGAAGAACTTTATCGGCTTCGGTGCCATGGCAATGTTCATGGGCATTGCAACATTCGTCGGAACGATCGTGTTCATGATGTTCATCCAGTGGAAGGTTACGCTGCTCAGTATGGCAACCATACCGCTTCTGCTCTTCGCCTTATACCGGTTCAATAAAAAGGTCGGTCCGGCCTGGGGACAAATTCGGGAGCAAATGGGCAAGCTTACGACGACGCTGCAGGAGAACATATCCGGTATTCGGGTCGTGAAAGCGTTTGCTCGCGAGAAAGTCGAGCAGGACAAATTCGAATCGCGTAACGATCAGAACTTCGAGACGAACATGGATCGTGCCAGACTTGAAGCGAAGGCATTCCCGCTGATGAATTTCTACGGCGGGGTCGTATTCGTCACGATGGTATGGTTCAGCGCTTACTTCGTTGCAAGAGGTGAGATGTCGCTTGGCTCGTTCATGGCATTCCAATGGTATACATGGGGTATCATTTGGCCGCTCAATATGCTTGGATGGCAGATCAACATCATGCAGCAAGCGCTCAAAGCGGCTCCGCGCGTATTCGAGGTGCTGGATACGCCAGTCGACATCAACTCGGAAACAGGGGATATTCAAGATTCGAACCGTATCCGCGGCAACGTTACTTTCGACGGGGTATCGTTCCACTTCGCAGACCAAGATCCAAGTACGGATACGGGCATTTTGGAAGGAATTTCGCTTGGCGTGAAGCAAGGTGAAGTGATTGCGGTCCTTGGTTCTACAGGCTCTGGCAAAAGCTCGCTAATCGCGCTGTTGTCGCGCTTCTACGATGTAAGCCAAGGCAGGCTGCTTATCGACGGCATTGATGTTCGCGACTATGAGCTCGAAGGGCTCCGCCGCAAGATCGGCATCGTGCCGCAGGAGACGTTCCTCTTCTCGGCTACCATCCGCGAGAACATCGCATACGGAGTGCCCGAAGCTACGCAGGAACAGATCGAATGGGCGGCTCGCAAAGCGCAAATTCATTCCTTCATCGAAACGATGCCTTTCGGCTATGACACGATTATCGGCGAGCGCGGCGTAGGGCTATCCGGTGGTCAACGTCAGCGTGTCGCACTTGCGCGCGCGATTCTGATGGACCCGCCGATTCTCGTCCTTGACGAAGCGACGGCAAGCGTGGATACAGCTACGGAATCTGCCATTCATGAGGAGCTGCTAGAGGTCATGAAAGGACGCACAACTTTCATCATCGCGCAGCGATTGTCTTCCGTGAAACGCGCAGACCGCATCATCGTGCTCGACGGCGGCAAAATCGTGCAGCAAGGCACGCACCGCGAGCTGTTCGAGGAAGAAGGCTTCTTCCGCAATCTGTTCAACCAGCAAGAGGCTGCTTCGGCCAGATAA
- a CDS encoding ADP-heptose synthase: MRRRFVIEAVMVATYGQLLVPSRPVDFVLPYSTIMELYDMKDGADPVMDDPDEDAHVKGKIKELIAFFEDPFNRKKIERALQMPWRQSSPLLLNDSIQFTVVHAVDNAQYGEYFDPIETELLLTSQKLSIPLLSDQFEFQDKLLEAEVPVQVYDIEDYEFAVEQGITAADFDTRSDL; the protein is encoded by the coding sequence ATGCGACGGCGATTCGTGATTGAAGCCGTAATGGTGGCAACCTATGGACAATTGCTTGTGCCAAGCCGGCCTGTCGATTTTGTCTTGCCATATTCGACGATAATGGAACTCTACGACATGAAGGACGGCGCAGACCCGGTCATGGATGATCCGGATGAAGATGCTCATGTGAAAGGCAAGATCAAGGAGCTGATCGCCTTCTTCGAGGACCCTTTCAACCGGAAGAAGATTGAGCGCGCGCTGCAGATGCCTTGGCGCCAGAGTTCGCCGCTGCTGTTGAATGACAGCATTCAATTTACGGTTGTGCATGCCGTTGATAATGCGCAGTACGGTGAATATTTTGACCCGATCGAGACGGAGCTGCTCCTTACATCGCAGAAACTAAGCATACCTCTGCTATCTGATCAATTCGAGTTTCAAGATAAGCTGCTCGAAGCGGAAGTGCCGGTGCAGGTGTATGATATTGAGGATTACGAATTCGCGGTCGAACAGGGGATAACTGCAGCCGATTTCGATACGCGGAGCGATCTATAG